The following are from one region of the Sardina pilchardus chromosome 4, fSarPil1.1, whole genome shotgun sequence genome:
- the LOC134078952 gene encoding nuclear factor 7, brain-like, with product MASMSFSEEDLSCPVCCEIFKDPVLLTCTHSICKGCLKTFWETKVSRECPVCRRRCSKDIYPVNLVLRNLCESFSKGRSPQEPLCSLHRSELKLYCEDDKQVLCVVCRDSKLHKKHNCSPISEAAHDRKEGLKGKLQPIQNKLDTFKKAKETCDKTAQHITVQAQHTERQIKQEFEKLHQFLRDEEAARIAALREEEEKKSQMMKEKIEKMSREISSLSDTISAIEKEMGSDDISFLQVAPVILDPNTVDPRLVLSEDLTRVRWGGVEQQLPDNPERFDQLLCALSCEGFNSGTHCWDVEVGDCDYWEVGVQRESGERKGLDSIRSGVWRLHHYHGKYTAHSPSQRDTTIKLKQKLQRIRVQLDWARGKLSFLNPEKNSTHLHTFTHTFTEKLFPLFISGSSLSISPMKAAVSVEQLR from the exons ATGGCCTCCATGTCTTTCTCAGAAGAGGacttgtcctgtcctgtgtgctgtgaaatATTTAAGGATCCAGTTCTCCTGACCTGCACCCACAGCATCTGTAAAGGCTGTCTGAAGACTTTCTGGGAAACCAAAGTATCCAGAGAATGTCCAGTATGCAGGAGAAGGTGCTCAAAGGACATATATCCTGTCAACCTGGTTCTAAGGAATCTGTGTGAGAGTTTCTCAAAGGGGAGAAGTCCGCAAGAACCACTCTGCAGTTTACACCGTTCAGAACTCAAGCTCTACTGTGAGGATGACAAAcaggttttgtgtgtggtgtgccgaGACTCTAAGCTGCACAAAAAACACAACTGCAGTCCCATCAGTGAAGCAGCACATGATCGTAAG GAAGGACTGAAGGGCAAATTGCAGCCCATACAGAACAAGCTGGACACCTTTAAGAAGGCTAAAGAAACCTGTGATAAAACTGcccaacacattaca GTCCAGgcccaacacacagagaggcagatcaagcaggagtttgagaagcttcaccagtttctacgagatgaagaggcagccaggatagctgcactgagggaggaagaggagaagaagagtcagatgatgaaggagaagattgagaagatgagcagagagatctcatctctttcagacacaatcagtgccatagagaaggagatgggATCTGATGACATCTCATTTCTACAGGTTG ctcctgtgattctggatcccaacactgtGGACCCGCGCctcgtcctgtctgaggatctgacccGTGTGAGATGGGGGGGTGTAGAGCAGCAGCTCcctgataacccagagaggTTCGATCAGCTTCTATGTGCCCTGAGCTGTGAGGGCTTTAACTCggggactcactgctgggatgtggaggttggagacTGTGATTACTGGGAAGTGGGAGTGCAGAGAGAGtctggggagaggaagggattgGATTCCATCAGAAGTGGAGTCTGGAGACTCCATCATTATCATGGTAAATACACAGCACACTCCCCATCACAGCGAGACACCACCATCAAACTGAAGCAGAAgctccagaggatcagagtgcagctggactgggccAGAGGGAAACTCTCTTTCTTGAACCCTGAGAAGAAtagcacacacttacacactttcacacacaccttcacggAGAAACTGTTTCCGCTCTTCATCAGTGGCTCCTCTCTGAGTATTTCACCGATGAAGGCTGCAGTATCAGTAGAGCAGCTCAGGtag
- the LOC134078796 gene encoding zinc-binding protein A33-like produces MASMSVSEDDLSCPVCCEIFKDPVILTCTHSICKVCLKTFWETKGSRECPVCRRRSSKEMPPLNLHLKNLCENFPKGRSRKEPICSLHHSELKLFCEDDKQLVCLVCRDSKHHTNHKFSPIDEATLDRKEELMVKLQPLQNKLDIFKKAKETGDETAQHITVQAQHTERQIKQEFEKLHQFLRDEEASRIAALKEEEEQKSQMVKKKIEKMSREISSLTDTIRAIEKEMGSDDVSFLQNYKSTVERAQCTLQDPERVSGALINVAKHLGNLKFRVREKMQEIVHYTPVILDPNTAHSALILSEDLTSVRYSGWQQLPDNPERFDTYACVLGSEGFDSGTHCWDVEVRNGTVWYLGVKTESGERKGESCHNSGVWRVRHHYDGNYIARSPSQPDTLITVQQNPQRIRVQLDWDKGKLSFSNPDNNTHLHTFTHTFTEKLFPFILMNSSMSISPVKAAVSVEQLR; encoded by the exons ATGGCTTCCATGAGTGTGTCAGAGGACGatttgtcctgtcctgtgtgctgtgaaatCTTCAAGGATCCAGTCATTCTGACCTGCACTCACAGCATCTGTAAAGTCTGTCTGAAGACATTCTGGGAAACCAAAGGATCCAGAGAATGTCCAGTATGCAGGAGAAGATCCTCCAAAGAAATGCCTCCTCTTAACCTGCATCTGAAGAACCTGTGCGAGAATTTCCCAAAGGGAAGAAGTCGGAAAGAACCTATCTGCAGTCTTCACCATTCAGAACTCAAGCTGTTCTGTGAAGATGACAAACAgcttgtgtgtctggtgtgccGAGACTCAAAAcaccacacaaaccacaaatTTAGTCCCATTGATGAAGCAACACTTGATCGCAAG GAAGAGCTGATGGTCAAACTACAGCCCTTACAAAACAAGCTGGATATATTTAAAAAGGCTAAAGAAACCGGTGATGAAACTGcccaacacattaca GTCCAGgcccaacacacagagaggcagatcaagcaggagtttgagaagcttcaccagtttctacgagatgaagaggcatccaggatagctgcactgaaggaggaagaggagcagaagagtcagatggTGAAGAAGAAaattgagaagatgagcagagagatctcatctcttaCAGACAccatcagagccatagagaaggagatgggATCTGATGATGTCTCATTCCTGCAG aactacaagagcacagtggaaag agcccagtgcacactgcaggatccagagagggtttcaggagctctgatcaatgtggcaaaaCACCTGGGCAACCTAAAGTTCAGAGTCcgggagaagatgcaggagattGTTCACTACA ctcctgtgattctggatcccaacactgcacactcagcactcatcctgtctgaggatctgaccagtgtgagatACAGTGGGTGgcagcagcttcctgataacccagagagatttgatacgTATGCCTgtgtcctgggctctgagggctttgactcagggactcactgctgggatgtggaggttagAAACGGTACAGTCTGGTACCTGGGAGTGAAGACAGAGtctggggagaggaagggagagagttgCCATAATAGTGGAGTCTGGAGAGTGCGTCATCATTATGATGGTAATTACATAGCACGCTCCCCATCCCAGCCAGACACCCTcatcacagtgcagcagaacccccagaggatcagagtgcagctggactgggacaaaGGAAAACTCTCCTTCTCTaaccctgataataacacacacttacacactttcacacacactttcactgagaaACTGTTTCCATTCATTCTCATGAACTCATCTATGAGTATCTCACCAGTGAAGGCTGCAGTATCAGTAGAGCAGCTCAGGTAG